tgtcGATTTCTTCCTATCTTTCCTTCTTGTCCATcgaatcttcttctcctttcacACGATTTCCTGTCTTCTCCGTCGAatcctcttcttctttcatgCGATTTCCTGGGTTTTCTGGTTCGTGTCCTTCAACCATGAGAAGACCGTGTTCATCTGGTTCTGTGCATCCTCGAGCACTTACTCCATGCCTCCAGGCGGAATCTGTGCTTGTGGGGAACTAATTGTGTACCTGACATCTCACACTCCTGAAAATCCAGGAAGACATTTCTGGAGATGCAGGAATTTCAAGGTAAATTATCGCCTCTCCTTTTCCTTTAATCTGTCAATTTGAACTGCTATGTTAATCTGTCTCATTTTCATTGTAATTAAAGATCCCCAGGGACTGTGGTTTCTTCCTGTGGGATGAGGATGCAGGAGTCCAAAGTTCAAGAACACAACGTGTTGTTGATATGTTGAGGACAGAGTTGGAAGATTCAAAGGACAAATTGgatgaattgaagaagaaattgGAGGATACAAAGATGAAATTTGAGGACACAAAGATGAAATTGGAGGAAAGCAAGAACAAAATTAGCAAGCTTCAAAGGAAGCTTGACTGTGAGCTGCTGAATAAGAAAATGGCCTTTGCAGCCATACTGATTGTTGTGTTAGCTTGGGTTGTTAGCTTTTGCTTCCTTTATGGAAGAAAAATGTAATCTGAGAAGGGAATGGAGGTTATGTTGATGTTTTGGAAGTTATTTGGGTAGTTTGGTTGAGTTTAAGTAGAATCATGTAATGGAGTTTTTATTGTAACAAGTTCCTGAATTCAGAAGAAATGGCAATGGAATTGTTTCTTTTTTCAACATTGTTTTGATGTATATAATGTCTCATTTGTAATTGAAAGGTAAAAAGAACTAGAAGACACATAAAGTAAAGTGAAAGAGAGAATCTTTGACTAATGTAATGCCAACAACATCAAGCTTCATAATTCAATGTCAAGTGGTCCACACATCCACACATTCAGAATACAAAATGGTTCTAAACAAAGCTTAAGTGGTCCAAATTACA
This is a stretch of genomic DNA from Lotus japonicus ecotype B-129 chromosome 1, LjGifu_v1.2. It encodes these proteins:
- the LOC130731908 gene encoding uncharacterized protein At4g04775-like codes for the protein MPPGGICACGELIVYLTSHTPENPGRHFWRCRNFKIPRDCGFFLWDEDAGVQSSRTQRVVDMLRTELEDSKDKLDELKKKLEDTKMKFEDTKMKLEESKNKISKLQRKLDCELLNKKMAFAAILIVVLAWVVSFCFLYGRKM